From the Oncorhynchus nerka isolate Pitt River linkage group LG20, Oner_Uvic_2.0, whole genome shotgun sequence genome, one window contains:
- the LOC115115766 gene encoding spermatogenesis-associated protein 2-like, with amino-acid sequence MDAKLQEDLFRRYVVCLERRLEDGGGNAGLGGSTLEGGSEALLSTATALLGAYQPDPGQRFRMVRFYEVVENAIRCLRGCSLQGLERAFLTLETLCTNLLLFPWKKEFRCIKTFTGPYVYLLQSAVCDADLRSLLRSMGYSRDHELQFHVRDHPGGPAHLRQLAFELFLAQAECRLLGEVVALARGSASELEALEQRRGCRDDAAGCAEVLRRRDSLGADVARLSVRPMDIPHPHHLRRGGRPSKSVDVTDGAGNWHAASKPVLKASLSLRKEPLFVDAEEDMKDEIIRPSTSTSMFSVTDPPSYSPVPDFFPIQSLPSVDAYSYHLSSLDEIDLYTERGGPRVGGRQTTSRPPSREPRDSRDGWALKTHSGLTSPGVKCQGCGLGCSSLASCPRCEMILCQACHDIDPSPCCGLQDYPNPKLPRPVDGYLPVKEKLSVYSNTHSPHPHIHPHPLTPPHPQMVEKPLMATKLFPCKSVAMSSAMVANSDRSSLGGSRCGFCNKPGASHTCVNCSKVSCDMCMSLYAKDVCTRKKPQHSFVPNHQLNFKSGTISHLVYR; translated from the exons ATGGATGCCAAACTGCAAGAGGACCTATTCCGGAGGTACGTGGTGTGCCTGGAGAGGCGGCTAGAGGACGGAGGGGGGAATGCGGGCCTTGGGGGAAGCACCTTGGAGGGTGGCAGCGAGGCTCTACTCTCCACGGCCACAGCCCTGCTGGGGGCCTACCAACCAGACCCGGGCCAGAGGTTCCGCATGGTGCGCTTCTATGAGGTGGTGGAGAATGCCATTCGATGCCTGAGAGGCTGCAGTCTGCAGGGCCTGGAGAGAGCGTTCCTCACCCTGGAGACTCTCTGCACCAACCTGCTGCTCTTCCCCTGGAAGAAAGAGTTCCGCTGCATCAAG ACCTTCACAGGCCCGTACGTCTACCTTCTCCAGTCTGCTGTGTGCGACGCTGATCTCCGCTCCCTCCTGCGTTCTATGGGCTACTCCCGTGACCATGAGCTCCAGTTCCACGTCCGGGACCACCCAGGTGGCCCAGCCCACCTCCGGCAGCTAGCCTTCGAGCTCTTCCTGGCCCAGGCCGAGTGTCGTCTCCTGGGGGAGGTGGTGGCTTTGGCCCGGGGTTCAGCCTCTGAGCTGGAAGCCCTGGAGCAACGGAGGGGCTGCCGCGATGACGCGGCCGGCTGTGCAGAGGTCCTCCGACGGCGAGATAGCCTTGGGGCCGACGTGGCCAGGCTCTCAGTGCGACCGATGGACATACCTCACCCTCACCatctgaggagagggggaagaccgTCCAAGTCGGTGGATGTTACGGATGGAGCTGGGAATTGGCACGCAGCCTCTAAGCCTGTTCTGAAAGCCTCTCTGAGCCTGAGGAAGGAGCCTCTGTTTGTGGATGCAGAGGAGGACATGAAGGATGAGATTATCAGGCCCAGCACCTCCACTTCCATGTTCTCTGTGACTGACCCACCTTCCTACAGCCCCGTGCCTGACTTCTTCCCTATTCAATCCCTGCCCTCGGTCGACGCTTACTCCTACCACCTCTCCTCATTGGATGAAATTGATCTGTACACAGAGAGGGGTGGGCCTAGGGTTGGAGGTCGACAGACAACTTCCAGACCTCCATCCAGGGAGCCCCGGGATTCCAGGGACGGCTGGGCACTCAAAACCCACAGTGGACTCACCTCTCCGGGGGTGAAGTGTCAGGGTTGTGGCCTGGGCTGCTCCAGCCTGGCATCCTGCCCCAGGTGTGAAATGATCCTGTGCCAGGCCTGTCACGACATCGACCCCTCCCCATGCTGCGGCCTGCAGGACTACCCCAACCCCAAATTGCCTCGCCCCGTGGATGGTTACCTCCCCGTCAAGGAGAAGCTGTCAGTCTACTCCAACACCCACTCCCCACACCCCCAtatacaccctcaccccctcactccccctcacCCCCAGATGGTGGAGAAACCCCTCATGGCCACTAAGCTGTTTCCCTGCAAGTCGGTTGCTATGTCGTCGGCCATGGTAGCCAATAGCGACCGATCAAGCCTGGGGGGGTCGCGGTGCGGGTTCTGTAACAAGCCGGGTGCTTCGCACACCTGCGTGAACTGCTCCAAGGTGTCATGTGACATGTGCATGAGCCTATACGCTAAAGATGTGTGCACTCGTAAAAAACCCCAGCATAGCTTTGTCCCCAACCACCAGCTCAACTTTAAGTCTGGAACCATATCACATCTGGTCTACCGATGA
- the rnf114 gene encoding E3 ubiquitin-protein ligase RNF114, with protein sequence MAMLGSFSSAQQKKNVSGGDRDVTEFLCPVCLEIFDSPVTTHCGHTFCQSCLQACLRPQKPVCAVCRAALGHWAKATDLDALIHTSVAACKGCGAQVGLSQMRGHTAACSKYQEYIEEGVRTTAQTQPNIIGPLPNRFTFSCPYCNCQNLDQDGLVEHCTSQHARDTRHVVCPICASMPWGDPNYRSADFFQHLKIRHTFSYDTFVDYSTDEHTMIQEALQRSLMEN encoded by the exons atggcGATGCTAGGATCCTTTAGCTCTGCACAGCAGAAGAAAAATGTTTCTGGAGGCGACAGGGACGtgacagagttcctctgcccGGTTTGTCTGGAGATTTTTGATAGCCCTGTCACAACACACTGTGGACATAC gtTTTGTCAAAGTTGTCTGCAGGCGTGCCTGCGGCCCCAAAAGCCAGTGTGTGCCGTGTGCAGGGCAGCACTGGGTCACTGGGCCAAAGCCACTGACCTAGATGCCCTCATACACACCTCTGTGGCGGCCTGCAAGGGCTGCGGAGCACAG GTTGGCCTGTCCCAAATGAGAGGCCACACAGCAGCCTGCTCCAAGTACCAGGAGTACATTGaggagggggtcaggaccactGCCCAGACCCAGCCTAACATTATCGG cccttTGCCGAATCgcttcaccttctcctgcccgtACTGTAACTGCCAGAACCTTGACCAGGACGGCCTGGTGGAGCACTGCACTTCCCAGCATGCCCGGGACACGCGCCACGTG GTGTGTCCTATCTGTGCCTCTATGCCTTGGGGAGACCCTAACTACAGGAGCGCTGACTTCTTCCAGCACCTCAAGATTAGACACACCTTCTCTTATGACACCTTTGTC gACTACTCCACAGACGAACACACTATGATCCAGGAGGCTCTACAACGCTCCCTCATGGAGAACTGA